One region of Miscanthus floridulus cultivar M001 chromosome 19, ASM1932011v1, whole genome shotgun sequence genomic DNA includes:
- the LOC136528042 gene encoding uncharacterized protein, which produces MAPAFGRSISFPLSPVRSSSSSSTTTKKQARHVRSISLPTCRAHPLLAHLHATTRAVRAWAATAGADPCTTTSTPSAGLAHLDALHAALSELLVLPEPRAALATATASAFSDRLLDGLLVLADAHGAFRETLVDLKRHAAEAQAAHRRRDAARLASAVRAQRSAEKDLASLASSARAAARLPLLPVTPAATSVAEVEVSGVLAEALAAAASASAAVFAALEAVSSAATTAAASASSKKPAATATLMSLVTWSSKATAASDEDRELAALEKMERLDECIAEMEAGNDKVFRSILHARVALLNIRTQTC; this is translated from the coding sequence ATGGCGCCCGCCTTCGGCCGCTCCATCTCCTTCCCGCTGAGCCCGgtgcgctcctcctcctcctcctccaccaccaccaagaAGCAGGCGCGCCACGTGCGTTCCATCAGCCTCCCGACCTGCCGCGCCCACCCGCTGCTCGCGCACCTCCACGCCACCACCCGCGCCGTCCGCGCCTGGGCCGCCACCGCCGGCGCCGACCCCTGTACCACCACCTCCACCCCGTCCGCGGGCCTCGCCCACCTCGACGCGCTCCACGCCGCGCTCTCCGAGCTCCTCGTCCTCCCGGAGCCCCGCGCCGCGctggccaccgccaccgccagcgCCTTCTCGGACCGCCTCCTGGACGGCCTCCTGGTGCTCGCCGACGCGCACGGCGCGTTCCGGGAGACCCTCGTCGACCTGAAGCGCCACGCCGCCGAGGCCCAGGCCGCGCACCGTCGCCGCGACGCGGCGCGCCTCGCGTCGGCCGTCCGCGCCCAGCGTAGCGCCGAGAAGGACCTCGCCAGCCTCGCGTCctccgcgcgcgccgccgccagaCTCCCTCTACTCCCCGTGACGCCCGCGGCCACCAGCGTCGCCGAGGTCGAGGTGTCCGGGGTGCTCGCCGAGGCCCTGGCCGCCGCGGCGTCCGCGTCCGCGGCCGTGTTCGCCGCGCTCGAGGCCGTGTcgtccgccgccaccaccgccgccgcgtctgcttcctccaagaaaccggcggccacggcgacgcTCATGTCTCTGGTCACCTGGAGCAGCAAGGCCACGGCCGCCTCCGACGAGGACAGGGAGCTGGCTGCGCTAGAGAAGATGGAGCGGCTTGACGAGTGCATCGCCGAGATGGAAGCCGGGAACGACAAGGTGTTCAGGAGCATCCTGCACGCTAGAGTTGCACTGCTCAACATTCGCACCCAGACATGCTGA